In Pseudomonadota bacterium, a genomic segment contains:
- a CDS encoding transporter substrate-binding domain-containing protein has translation MQKKRTKFLIGVTLWCVAFFAQSNMLLATAPPAPTKSGEATTSLPFSGEINIQSTPGVSGLKPGMKLTIRPQKTPPEMSCIKKRGRIVVGMLHDDQIPFYMRLGTDEVVGTDVEVAQFIANSLGVKAVFSREAKTVEELVDLVINRKVDLAISGISPNFDKIEQVRVSKSYVTLNKAMMINTLLLQKLNPDRTQSLESLFAQSTSKIGVLRGSPYTEFAQRIFPKAQIIEYESWEQDIVPLVLSGELLAAFDNEWVIRKTMHQIPEAYLRLISVAIETEFDPKVIVVPWSSQQLLAWVNRYLELGKINITSYDLLQKFKDMERIKKISLKKSRYKNKK, from the coding sequence ATGCAAAAAAAAAGAACAAAATTCCTCATTGGCGTCACACTTTGGTGTGTGGCTTTTTTTGCACAAAGCAATATGTTGCTAGCAACTGCCCCTCCGGCTCCCACAAAAAGTGGGGAAGCAACCACATCGCTCCCATTTTCAGGTGAAATAAATATTCAGTCTACACCTGGAGTCAGTGGATTAAAACCTGGAATGAAATTGACCATCAGGCCTCAAAAAACGCCTCCAGAGATGTCTTGCATCAAAAAAAGAGGTCGCATCGTTGTAGGGATGTTGCATGACGATCAGATACCATTTTATATGCGGCTTGGGACCGATGAGGTAGTTGGTACCGATGTTGAAGTGGCACAATTTATTGCAAATTCACTAGGGGTTAAAGCAGTATTCTCTCGAGAAGCAAAAACCGTTGAAGAATTGGTTGACTTAGTGATCAATAGAAAAGTTGATCTGGCAATTTCAGGAATTTCACCTAATTTCGATAAAATAGAGCAAGTTCGAGTAAGTAAGTCTTATGTCACTCTTAACAAAGCAATGATGATCAACACTCTCTTATTACAAAAACTTAATCCAGATCGAACACAAAGCTTAGAAAGCCTCTTTGCTCAATCCACCAGCAAAATCGGCGTGTTGCGTGGCAGTCCATATACTGAATTTGCGCAGAGAATCTTTCCCAAAGCACAGATCATCGAATATGAATCGTGGGAACAGGATATCGTACCACTGGTGCTATCTGGTGAACTTCTGGCTGCATTTGATAATGAATGGGTGATCCGTAAAACGATGCACCAAATACCCGAAGCCTATTTACGCCTTATTTCGGTTGCCATTGAGACTGAATTTGATCCCAAGGTCATTGTTGTACCATGGAGCAGCCAACAACTATTGGCTTGGGTAAATCGTTACTTGGAATTGGGAAAAATTAATATCACTTCTTACGATTTACTACAAAAATTTAAAGATATGGAGAGGATTAAAAAAATTTCACTAAAAAAGAGTAGATATAAAAATAAAAAATAA